The following proteins come from a genomic window of Manduca sexta isolate Smith_Timp_Sample1 chromosome 6, JHU_Msex_v1.0, whole genome shotgun sequence:
- the LOC115440497 gene encoding MYG1 protein C27H6.8, which yields MLKRILFSFNRLVTYKSLKPINHFGIHRQFCLSLSRNMKIGTHDGVFHCDEVLACFMLKSLPQYKDAEIVRTRDMVKLNECHIVVDVGAVFDHHTKRYDHHQREFNETLSSLRPELGDKYKIKLSSAGLVYTFYGEEVIKELAPKDVTLTEENLKIIYRKVYENFIEEIDAIDNGVPMTDDEPRYKIRTNLSNRVGRLNPEWNSKQEIDVNEIFKKAMVLVCEEFLYTIRYFLSVWLPARVYVKASLENRLNIHSSGKIVEFTERFPWKEHLFDLEKEMDIKDEITYVIFNDKPKSWRVQAVPVSPTSFITRRPLNKKWWGVRDEILSNVAGIPHCIFCHSTGFIGGNETREGALRMAIESLEAES from the exons atgttaaaacgaattttatttagttttaatcgtttagttacttataaatcattaaAGCCAATTAATCATTTTGGGATTCATCGCCAATTTTGCTTATCTTTATCAAGAAACatgaaa ATCGGAACCCATGACGGAGTCTTCCATTGCGATGAAGTTCTTGCATGCTTTATGCTCAAAAGCCTGCCGCAGTACAAAGATGCAGAGATCGTCCGAACCAGAGACATGGTTAAACTCAACGAGTGTCACATAGTTGTTGATGTTGGTGCTGTGTTTGATCATCATACAAAGAGATATGATCATCATCAGAGAGAGTTTAATGAGACATTGAGCTCTCTAAGACCTGAACTTGgtgataagtataaaattaa ATTAAGTTCTGCTGGTCTTGTATACACGTTCTATGGAGAAGAAGTTATAAAAGAATTAGCTCCAAAGGATGTAACACTCACTGaagaaaatcttaaaataatatatagaaaagtttatgaaaatttcATAGAAGAAATAGACGCTATAGATAATGGAGTTCCGATGACTGATGATGAGCcaagatataaaataagaacaaacttaAGTAACAGAGTGGGGAGACTCAACCCAGAATGGAATTCAAAACAAGAGATTGATGTCAATGAAATTTTTAAGAAGGCCATGGTTTTGGTCTGTGAAGAATTTTTGTACACAATCCGTTACTTCCTGTCTGTTTGGTTGCCGGCTAGAGTTTATGTTAAAGCAAGCTTAGAGAACCGCTTGAATATACACAGTTCTGGTAAAATTGTTGAGTTTACCGAGAGATTTCCTTGGAAGGAGCATCTATTTGATTTGGAAAAGGAAATGGACATTAAGGATGAGATCACATATGTGATATTTAATGATAAACCTAAATCATGGAGGGTTCAGGCAGTGCCCGTAAGTCCTACAAGCTTTATTACTAG AAGACCCCTGAACAAGAAATGGTGGGGAGTGAGAGatgaaatattaagtaatgtGGCTGGAATACCacattgtatattttgtcacaGCACTGGGTTTATTGGAGGGAATGAGACTAGGGAGGGAGCCTTGCGAATGGCTATTGAAAGTCTTGAAGCAGAatcataa
- the LOC115440495 gene encoding tRNA pseudouridine synthase A isoform X1 gives MSVTLFRLFVNNLRQNLPRHPVRTVPIRIMSATDVAMEIKEPEDTDLVRSKKATRYKKRFMKRKWDDERKTEGESTEKKPYERIKKKKMAMLLGYCGVDYFGMQRNPGVRTIEEDLLKALYEAKYITEEEFNTAQNTQFQRSSRTDKGVSAARQVVSLKLPLQVEVEEINKRLPECIKVFGIKRVTNKFNSKSKCNARTYSYTLPTYVFEPSLEDEVSRKQYRIPSEKLDKVNNVLGVYKGTKSYHNFTEKKHFQDPSASRYMMGFCVDRVFVHSDMEFAVLVVKGQSFMLHQIRKMIGLALAVLRGHADPSIMEKVFGKEKVMIPTVPGLGLVLDKVHYDRYDAKFGLTHEKLIWDDQEDTIQKFKMDYIYPNIVKGEIEGNNFAIWLEKLKLHSYEPSDNVPNEVEEAGDDDDDDDDADDDDEDEESDKKNGMNKPNKLVKDKQLTDGGTEAKVVDVSKDAAIEEKLDDLTKKDDSVEMTADEQVKTSSENANEQIKSDAKDA, from the exons aTGTCCGTAACGTTATTccgattatttgttaataacttGAGACAGAATTTGCCGCGGCATCCTGTTAGAACAG TCCCAATCCGCATCATGTCTGCCACTGACGTAGCAATGGAGATAAAAGAGCCAGAAGACACAGATTTAGTGCGAAGCAAGAAAGCAACCAGGTACAAAAAAAGATTCATGAAACGCAAATGGGATGATGAAAGAAAAACGGAAGGAGAAAGCACTGAGAAGAAACCATATGAAAGGATTAAGAAGAAAAAGATGGCCATGTTACTTGGTTACTGTGGTGTTGATTACTTCGGTATGCAAAG AAATCCAGGAGTCAGAACCATAGAAGAAGATCTTTTAAAAGCTCTGTATGAGGCCAAGTATATAACAGAGGAAGAATTCAACACTGCACAGAACACACAGTTTCAGAGAAGTTCTCGGACCGATAAAGGAGTTTCGGCAGCCAGGCAGGTTGTGTCACTTAAACTGC CATTGCAAGTGGAGGTAGAGGAAATAAACAAAAGGTTACCAGAATGCATTAAAGTTTTCGGTATAAAGCGAGTAACaaacaaattcaattcaaaatcTAAGTGCAATGCCAGGACATACAGTTATACATTACCAACTTATGTGTTTGAGCCAAGCCTTGAGGATGAGGTTTCGAGGAAGCAATACCGGATACCATCAGAGAAGTTggataaagtaaataatgtattaGGAGTGTATAAAGGGACAAAGTCGTACCACAATTTTACAGAGAAGAA ACATTTTCAAGATCCATCTGCATCGCGGTACATGATGGGCTTCTGTGTGGACCGAGTTTTCGTACATTCAGACATGGAGTTTGCCGTCTTGGTAGTTAAG GGTCAAAGTTTCATGCTGCATCAAATAAGGAAGATGATTGGCCTCGCGCTTGCCGTGCTCCGTGGTCATGCCGACCCTTCGATAATGGAGAAGGTTTTCGGAAAGGAAAAGGTCATGATACCTACTGTTCCAGGCCTTGGATTGGTTTTGGATAAG GTCCATTATGATAGATACGATGCTAAATTTGGATTGACACATGAAAAGTTAATCTGGGATGACCAAGAGGATACAATACAGAAATTTAAAATGGATTACATATACCCAAATATAGTTAAAGGGGAAATTGAAGGCAATAACTTTGCCATTTGGTTAGAAAAACTAAAGCTACACTCTTACGAGCCTTCGGATAATGTGCCAAATGAGGTAGAAGAAGCaggtgatgatgatgacgatgacgatgatgcagatgatgatgatgaagatgaagAAAGTGACAAGAAAAATGGTATGAATAAACCAAACAAACTAGTCAAAGATAAACAACTGACAGATGGCGGAACTGAAGCAAAAGTAGTCGATGTTTCAAAGGATGCTGCTATTGAAGAAAAATTAGATGACTTAACTAAAAAGGATGATTCTGTAGAAATGACAGCTGATGAACAAGTTAAAACAAGTAGTGAGAATGcaaatgaacaaattaaatctgATGCTAAAGATGCATAG
- the LOC115440495 gene encoding tRNA pseudouridine synthase A isoform X2, which yields MSATDVAMEIKEPEDTDLVRSKKATRYKKRFMKRKWDDERKTEGESTEKKPYERIKKKKMAMLLGYCGVDYFGMQRNPGVRTIEEDLLKALYEAKYITEEEFNTAQNTQFQRSSRTDKGVSAARQVVSLKLPLQVEVEEINKRLPECIKVFGIKRVTNKFNSKSKCNARTYSYTLPTYVFEPSLEDEVSRKQYRIPSEKLDKVNNVLGVYKGTKSYHNFTEKKHFQDPSASRYMMGFCVDRVFVHSDMEFAVLVVKGQSFMLHQIRKMIGLALAVLRGHADPSIMEKVFGKEKVMIPTVPGLGLVLDKVHYDRYDAKFGLTHEKLIWDDQEDTIQKFKMDYIYPNIVKGEIEGNNFAIWLEKLKLHSYEPSDNVPNEVEEAGDDDDDDDDADDDDEDEESDKKNGMNKPNKLVKDKQLTDGGTEAKVVDVSKDAAIEEKLDDLTKKDDSVEMTADEQVKTSSENANEQIKSDAKDA from the exons ATGTCTGCCACTGACGTAGCAATGGAGATAAAAGAGCCAGAAGACACAGATTTAGTGCGAAGCAAGAAAGCAACCAGGTACAAAAAAAGATTCATGAAACGCAAATGGGATGATGAAAGAAAAACGGAAGGAGAAAGCACTGAGAAGAAACCATATGAAAGGATTAAGAAGAAAAAGATGGCCATGTTACTTGGTTACTGTGGTGTTGATTACTTCGGTATGCAAAG AAATCCAGGAGTCAGAACCATAGAAGAAGATCTTTTAAAAGCTCTGTATGAGGCCAAGTATATAACAGAGGAAGAATTCAACACTGCACAGAACACACAGTTTCAGAGAAGTTCTCGGACCGATAAAGGAGTTTCGGCAGCCAGGCAGGTTGTGTCACTTAAACTGC CATTGCAAGTGGAGGTAGAGGAAATAAACAAAAGGTTACCAGAATGCATTAAAGTTTTCGGTATAAAGCGAGTAACaaacaaattcaattcaaaatcTAAGTGCAATGCCAGGACATACAGTTATACATTACCAACTTATGTGTTTGAGCCAAGCCTTGAGGATGAGGTTTCGAGGAAGCAATACCGGATACCATCAGAGAAGTTggataaagtaaataatgtattaGGAGTGTATAAAGGGACAAAGTCGTACCACAATTTTACAGAGAAGAA ACATTTTCAAGATCCATCTGCATCGCGGTACATGATGGGCTTCTGTGTGGACCGAGTTTTCGTACATTCAGACATGGAGTTTGCCGTCTTGGTAGTTAAG GGTCAAAGTTTCATGCTGCATCAAATAAGGAAGATGATTGGCCTCGCGCTTGCCGTGCTCCGTGGTCATGCCGACCCTTCGATAATGGAGAAGGTTTTCGGAAAGGAAAAGGTCATGATACCTACTGTTCCAGGCCTTGGATTGGTTTTGGATAAG GTCCATTATGATAGATACGATGCTAAATTTGGATTGACACATGAAAAGTTAATCTGGGATGACCAAGAGGATACAATACAGAAATTTAAAATGGATTACATATACCCAAATATAGTTAAAGGGGAAATTGAAGGCAATAACTTTGCCATTTGGTTAGAAAAACTAAAGCTACACTCTTACGAGCCTTCGGATAATGTGCCAAATGAGGTAGAAGAAGCaggtgatgatgatgacgatgacgatgatgcagatgatgatgatgaagatgaagAAAGTGACAAGAAAAATGGTATGAATAAACCAAACAAACTAGTCAAAGATAAACAACTGACAGATGGCGGAACTGAAGCAAAAGTAGTCGATGTTTCAAAGGATGCTGCTATTGAAGAAAAATTAGATGACTTAACTAAAAAGGATGATTCTGTAGAAATGACAGCTGATGAACAAGTTAAAACAAGTAGTGAGAATGcaaatgaacaaattaaatctgATGCTAAAGATGCATAG
- the LOC115440508 gene encoding protein tipE: protein MRGGSSERLVVRPSRRRGEARAKLTRYITVMLAALLGGGGSALLFLVPLYADPALSALAADFDPQPVDCVTERRDDRLGLDNCTWASCREGCTSDAYKCIQLHVKYKAHTEEWRAAVLYVNIKGCGYPPAVDCDNFTTSYGYVGAKYPCYWSRADTAVVVPHWSRGEQVATVTRTLALPLFLSGCAGIGLCALHCECRPRRRRRPPRRPPRLPTLSPDDTSVYRLP, encoded by the coding sequence ATGAGGGGTGGAAGTTCAGAGCGCCTGGTCGTAAGACCATCGCGGCGCCGGGGCGAAGCGCGCGCCAAACTAACGCGATATATCACTGTAATGCTAGCAGCGTTGCTGGGCGGGGGAGGATCTGCGCTCCTGTTCCTGGTGCCCTTGTACGCTGACCCGGCTCTCAGCGCACTAGCTGCCGACTTCGACCCTCAGCCCGTGGACTGTGTTACGGAACGACGTGACGACCGCCTCGGCTTAGACAACTGCACGTGGGCATCCTGTAGGGAAGGCTGCACGAGCGATGCTTACAAATGCATTCAACTGCACGTGAAATACAAGGCCCACACGGAAGAATGGCGCGCCGCTGTGTTGTATGTTAATATAAAGGGATGCGGATACCCGCCTGCGGTCGACTGCGACAATTTTACGACCAGTTACGGGTACGTGGGCGCTAAATATCCGTGTTATTGGTCGCGGGCGGACACGGCTGTGGTGGTGCCGCATTGGTCGCGAGGGGAACAGGTGGCTACAGTGACCCGTACTTTAGCTCTGCCCCTGTTTTTGTCTGGTTGTGCCGGGATCGGTCTCTGCGCCCTACATTGCGAGTGCAGGCCccgacgccgccgccgccctccGCGCCGGCCGCCGCGCTTGCCCACACTCTCTCCAGACGACACTTCAGTGTATCGACTGCCATAG
- the LOC115440494 gene encoding cyclin-J, translated as METLNMAKLNLSSVRSNTSMDKVPKAETSDAKSEPITLTDHEEDYHCEYVDDIWKSLLEQEAERTTIHLQSPQLEFRGTLVQQLRDVTKKLGLTIATLHSAVALLDLFMDAHRLRADRLTHVALACLSLSAKSEEKFSRAPTLKTLAKISGVQLCGKTFRQLEWMVGQHVRWRLLAPTPVTFAALLARYVVTDADLTTRHPKFVRRFKRDGARMLEAYLDLTLSDVRLKVVECVEVGCACVACARAELGLCAWPAWLAARAGRQPAAVAPVARLLQRMMQILKSRDSTESEVDQGYSSARTSPNLTPCTSPSLHVSPASSTSSHSSRNIDYRQRPIERTESTYSILDLDESNLPNVNIQDYFRIPTVDPLQRVNNPVEYRYCRSRRLIDASLDPVPTTSVAVKRGLESNAELERKRYRLTTQMSQVVL; from the exons ACGCTTACTGACCACGAAGAAGACTACCATTGCGAGTACGTCGACGACATATGGAAGAGCCTGCTCGAGCAGGAAGCTGAAAGGACCACCATACATCTGCAGTCACCACag CTAGAGTTCCGCGGCACGCTGGTGCAGCAGCTGCGTGACGTGACCAAGAAGCTCGGGCTGACGATAGCAACGCTGCACTCGGCCGTGGCCCTGCTCGACCTGTTCATGGACGCGCATCGCCTCCGAGCGGACAGATTGACGCACGTGGCGCTCGCGTGTCTCAGCCTTTCGG CAAAAAGCGAAGAGAAGTTCAGCAGAGCGCCAACACTAAAGACTTTAGCCAAGATCAGCGGCGTGCAGCTTTGTGGCAAGACGTTCAGGCAACTGGAGTGGATGGTGGGCCAACACGTGCGATGGAGGTTATTGGCGCCAACCCCCGTGACCTTCGCAGCGCTTCTAGCGCGGTATGTGGTCACCGACGCGGATCTCACCACTAGACACCCGAAATTCGTGAGGCGCTTCAAGCGGGACGGGGCTAGGATGCTCGAGGCTTATCTGGATTTGACGCTTTCTG ACGTGCGGCTGAAGGTGGTGGAGTGCGTCGAAGTGGGATGCGCATGCGtggcgtgcgcgcgcgcagaGCTGGGCCTGTGCGCGTGGCCCGCCTGGCTCGCCGCGCGCGCCGGCCGCCAGCCCGCCGCCGTCGCTCCCGTCGCGCGCCTGCTGCAGCG AATGATGCAAATACTCAAGTCACGTGACTCTACGGAATCTGAAGTGGATCAAGGGTACAGCAGCGCGAGGACATCTCCGAACCTGACTCCGTGCACGTCACCAAGTCTCCACGTATCGCCGGCATCCAGCACGTCAAGCCATTCGTCCAGAAACATCGACTACCGCCAACGGCCGATAGAACGAACCGAAAGTACGTACTCGATACTAGATTTGGACGAGTCGAATTTGCCGAACGTTAATATACAAGATTACTTTAGGATACCAACGGTCGATCCGTTGCAGAGGGTCAATAATCCAGTTGAGTACAGGTATTGTAGGTCCCGTAGACTTATCGACGCTAGTTTAGACCCTGTGCCAACTACTAGTGTGGCGGTCAAACGAGGTCTCGAGTCCAACGCAGAATTAGAGAGGAAACGGTATCGATTGACCACGCAGATGTCTCAAGTTGTTCTATGA